One window of Papaver somniferum cultivar HN1 chromosome 9, ASM357369v1, whole genome shotgun sequence genomic DNA carries:
- the LOC113313186 gene encoding protein THYLAKOID ASSEMBLY 8-like, chloroplastic yields MAIRSFWRSKSRFMISSMTIRDFIVPIIAESPTLIIPQNSINEINQMNSSVRCYHDGRPRGPLWRGKKLIGKEALFVILGIKRFKDDEDKLGKFIKTQVFRLLKMDMIAVLTELERQEEVGLALKMFRIIQKQDWYKPDVYLYKDLIIALAKNKKMEDAIQVWESMRQEGLFPDCQTYAEVIRGFLRYGSPGDAMNVYEDMKKSPEPPEELPFRILMKGLLPHPLLRNKVKQDFEEIFPDRHVYDPPEEIFGLR; encoded by the exons ATGGCGATTCGTTCATTTTGGAGATCAAAAAGTAGGTTTATGATTTCTTCAATGACTATTCGAGACTTTATAGTACCAATCATTGCAGAATCACCCACTCTTATAATACCTCAAAACTCAATCAATGAAATTAATCAAATGAACTCATCAGTGAGGTGTTACCATGATGGTAGACCAAGAGGACCACTTTGGAGAGGTAAGAAATTGATTGGTAAAGAAGCTTTATTTGTGATTTTGGGCATCAAAAGATtcaaagatgatgaagacaagcTTGGAAAGTTTATTAAAACTCAAGTTTTTAGATTGTTGAAGATGGATATGATTGCAGTTCTCACTGAGCTTGAGAGGCAAGAGGAAGTTGGTTTGGCTTTAAAG aTGTTTAGGATAATTCAGAAGCAAGATTGGTACAAGCCTGATGTGTATCTGTACAAGGACTTGATTATTGCGTTGGCGAAGAATAAGAAAATGGAGGATGCAATACAAGTATGGGAAAGCATGAGACAAGAGGGTTTGTTTCCTGATTGTCAAACTTATGCTGAAGTAATTCGAGGTTTTTTAAGGTATGGGTCACCAGGGGATGCTATGAATGTATACGAAGACATGAAGAAGTCTCCTGAGCCTCCAGAGGAATTACCATTCAGGATTTTAATGAAGGGTCTCTTACCTCATCCCCTTTTGAGAAACAAAGTGAAGCAAGATTTTGAAGAAATATTTCCTGATAGACATGTGTATGATCCTCCGGAAGAGATATTCGGATTGCGATGA
- the LOC113307792 gene encoding uncharacterized protein LOC113307792: MTHYLISNHQFGVGIPCGGESIMHAANRLLELKVDQDHLAMMLIDFTNAFNLVNRSVLINEVRERCPGISKWVEFCYAKPAKLYYNEHILSSAQGVQHGDPLGPMLFSLALHPLVCKMSSECSLDLRSWYLDDGTLVGDSMEVARALQIIREDGATRGLCLNIRKTEVFWPSPDIRCNQLFPPDIGRPVEDVRLLGGPVSLSTEYCSSTILDRVDKTSHLMDCIKKLNDPQSKLLLLRNCAGVSKLYFTMRTTRPQVLDSAQQRFHHHLSQFLRYLVTADGAGFGQLQQRISTLPINYRGLGVYTMEDTNQYCYIASCYQTKYLQSNILQGSTDLGPNFQSALDSYMQICGMSSSSFDINDIAPQPMHHLATRYFDVVTKSIPTTFVCLNGILFYGNATRNPMHKTTSKLSPSMA, encoded by the coding sequence ATGACACACTACCTTATAAGCAACCACCAGTTTGGTGTTGGGATTCCCTGTGGGGGAGAGAGTATCATGCACGCTGCAAATCGACTTCTGGAATTAAAAGTTGACCAAGACCACCTGGCTATGATGCTTATTGATTTCACGAACGCCTTTAATTTAGTTAATCGATCTGTTTTAATCAATGAAGTTCGTGAAAGATGCCCTGGTATCTCGAAATGGGTCGAGTTTTGTTATGCTAAGCCGGCCAAATTGTATTACAATGAACATATATTGTCGTCTGCCCAGGGAGTTCAACATGGTGATCCGCTCGGACCGATGCTCTTCTCTCTTGCACTGCACCCTCTTGTTTGTAAGATGTCTTCAGAATGCTCACTTGACCTTCGTTCATGGTACTTGGATGATGGAACACTTGTAGGGGACTCTATGGAAGTGGCAAGAGCATTGCAGATTATTAGAGAAGATGGTGCGACAAGAGGTTTATGCTTGAATATCCGGAAAACAGAAGTGTTCTGGCCTAGTCCAGATATACGTTGCAATCAACTTTTCCCACCGGATATTGGCAGGCCTGTGGAAGATGTTCGTTTACTGGGTGGTCCTGTCAGTTTAAGCACGGAATATTGTAGCAGCACCATTTTAGATCGTGTCGACAAAACTTCACATCTCATGGACTGCATTAAAAAGCTCAACGATCCACAGAGCAAATTGTTACTTCTTCGTAACTGCGCTGGTGTCTCGAAGTTGTATTTCACTATGAGAACAACTCGGCCTCAAGTTCTAGACTCTGCCCAACAACGTTTCCACCATCATCTAAGCCAGTTTCTACGCTACTTAGTCACTGCAGATGGGGCGGGTTTTGGACAACTTCAGCAGCGTATATCTACGTTACCTATCAACTACAGAGGTCTGGGTGTTTACACAATGGAGGACACCAACCAATACTGCTACATTGCCTCCTGTTACCAAACCAAGTATCTGCAAAGCAACATTTTACAAGGATCAACAGATCTTGGTCCCAACTTCCAGTCTGCGTTGGACTCGTACATGCAAATTTGTGGtatgtcttcatcttctttcgacATCAATGACATCGCCCCCCAACCTATGCACCATCTGGCGACACgttattttgatgttgttacgaaGTCTATTCCTACCACTTTTGTATGTCTGAACGGGATTCTATTTTATGGCAATGCAACAAGAAATCCCATGCACAAGACTACCTCAAAGCTATCCCCATCCATGGCTTGA